The Microcoleus sp. FACHB-672 sequence CGGTTTTCGGTTGATGTGACCCACTCGCAGAACCGTTCCCAAACGTTGGCGCTTTCGCGGCGTTGGAGAGTTGTGGTCATTTGTTTATGATTGCTATTGATTTTTCGAGGTGCTTATGATGTTGGGCAGGTGTTTGCCTGCTTGAATATTATATTACTCATCTTTCTTTACATTTAGCAACATTTTAAACATTATTTTTACTTGTACCTGTGTTTTGATTAACTTATCTAAGATTCAATAGATCGAAAGAATATAAGTTTGCTGTAAGCTGTGCCCCATCGCGTTCCTGTAGCGTGTTGCGTTAAAGAGGCCGGCAACTCCCGTAGAGGAAAACCCCATGAACTTCTTCGACAAATTGCTTTATGCTATTGAACGCAATCAAAGCTTACTGTACGCAGGACTTGACCCCGATCCAGAGACTTTGCCTCAGCGATATCACACCGGCACCGACAGCGACCATCTCCTGACAGGTCTGCGGGACTGGTTACAAGACTCCATCGCCCAAACCGCAGGTTTCGTTTGCGCTTACAAACTCACCCTCGGCTTTTACCAGGCGCTTGGTGTTCCGGGATTAGAATTGCTCCAGCAAACCTTAGCCGCTATTCCAGCGCTGATTCCAGTAATTTTAGATGCCAAGCACAGCGACCTCAACACCAGCACAGTTTTTGCTCGAACAGTGTTTCAAGAGTGGGGTGTGGATGCTTGCACCTTAAGCCCTTATGCCGGCCTTGATCAGGTTGCCCCCTTTTTGGTTTATCCCGGCAAAGCAGTGTTTGTTCTTTGTGCCACCGCCAATTCTTCGGCGGCAGAGTTGCAGGAATATCCAGGTCAAGAATTGCCCTTTTATTTACACTTGGTGCAGGCAGCGAAAACCTGGGGGACTCCTGAACAACTAGGCTTAGAAGTGGGTGCAGCGACACCGGAAATTTTGGCCCGCATCCGTGGGGAAGTCCCGGAACGCCCAATTTTACTGGAGGGAGGCTGGCGAGATGATCGGGATCTGGCGAAGATGCTGGGTGCCGGTTTGAATGCTTATGGGGACGGCTTGTTGCTGCCGGCACCTCCACATTTGTTGGCAAGCGAACAGCCGGCTGAGGAACTGAGGGCGTTACGCGACACAATTAATGAGGAGCGGTTTAAAGTTATGGAGGGAAGCCCCACCTGTGACTTATGGCTGCCAGATGTTTGTTTTTTACAGCATTCTGCCCACCGGGATTTGATCTTGCAACTTTATGACATTGGCTGCATTACGTTTGGCGAGCACGTCCAAGCCTCTGGAGCAATATTTCCCTATTACATTGATTTGCGAAAAATTATTTCCCAGCCGCAAATTTTCCATCAAATTTTAAGCGCTTACGCTGAAATTATTCAACACCTTGAATTTGACAGAATCGCCGGCATTCCTTATGGTTCCTTACCTACTGCAACCGGCTTAGCACTGCGCTTGAAGCGTCCGATGATTTTTCCTCGCAAAGAGGCGAAAGCTTATGGAAGTGGACGGGTGATTGAGGGGAATTTCCATCCAGGGGAAAAGATTGTGGTAGTGGATGACATTCTGATTAGTGGAAAAAGTGCGATGGAAGGTGCGGAGAAACTTCAGTCTGCCGGTTTGAAGGTGGAAGATATTGTGGTGTTTATCGATCATGAAAAGGGCGTAAAAGATCGGTTACACGAGAAAGGATATCGCGCTCATTCTGTTTTAGGCATTTCTGAAATCGCTGAAACTTTACATCAAGCAGGCCGAATTGATAGTGAGCAATTCCGGATGTTTGCAGATGCACACTGATTGTCGCTCATGAGCTTCTATTCACAGGTGCTTTTTCAACATAAAGGAGTGCAAAGAGGGGTTTTTAGCCGGCAAAGTTTCTTGCTCCAGCTTACTTGGCACTTTCTGGGCTGGGAAGTGGAAGTAAGGTAATTTGAACGCCTTGGGTTCCTTGAGGAATTAATTTAAAATAAATTTCAGGAATGTAGGAAAGATTGTCATTTTTGATGACGCCGGCAGCAACCAGAGAATCAAGACAACTGCCAACAATATTGTCTCCATCTGCGTTCATTCGATGTTTTCCAATTAAACGAACTTTGACGGCTGCCCGCTGAAGGGGAAGCACCGGCAGCGAACTTTTTTCGCCCAACTGCTTAAAAATTTCAACTTCCGCATGATTTCGCCACGCCCGATAACGGGGGGGTAAAAATGTACCGTTAGCCGTGACTCTAGGGCGGGCTTTGGGAACTACACCACCTGGAATAAAAAAGGTGAGAGTATCGGTTGCCGGCAACAAGGTTTCTTTGGGAGAAATGGGGGGTGCCGGCTCTAAAGTAGCAGCAATTTGAATGGGTTCCTCAACATTAGAAGAAAGCTCAGCTCGCTCACGATCTCTCAGCGCCAAGGCACTCGTTTCGCTTGCCGGCAGAATGGCGGGAGATGGCACTAATTTTGGCCAGCCTCTAGCTATTTGCATATAGGTTTGGGCAGTTCGTTCCGAGACGGTGCAACATTCCTTCAGCCAGGAAAGCCACCCTTCAGGAGTCAGTTGCTCCTGAGCTTGTAAAAGCCATTCTCCGGCGTTGCGGGCGTGTAGCAGCCCTATTGTGGGAAATGCCACGCACTGCTGATGGGAGCTATTAATGCGTGCTGCCAGCTCCGCTTGTGGGAGAATGGCCGGGGATTTCTGCACGAGCCGTTCTAGGAACGGGGGTAGCAATTGGGTTGTTTGTGTCAAGGATTTTTTTAAACTCGCCGCTTTCAAGCTACCACAGCCAACCTACTGGGCAAATACAATTAGCCGGTTGCCCAATGAATGTAGGGTTAAACCCCCCCGGCTCCCTTACGGGTTCACGCCCCTACACCCACACTTTTAGGCAAAAGTCAACCCAAAAATTAACATCCCATTAAACGCCCACTTACTTTTTCGCCCCATCCTTTTTCGTCTTCTGCTTTTCTCGCTTTGCCGCATCCTTTGCTGCTTTTTCTGCGGCTATCTTCTCTTGACGAACTTTCTCCTTTTCCTCTTCAATCTTGTTCAAATAATACTGATAGTCTCCCAGGTACTCGCGCAATTCGCCTTCGCGAATCTCAACAATTTTGTTAGCAACTTTGGAGATAAAATATCGGTCGTGGGAAACGAGAATCACTGTTCCCTCATAATTTTGCAGGGCTTCCTCCAGCATTTCTTTGGCTGGAATATCTAAGTGATTTGTCGGCTCATCCAAAATCAGTAAATTAGCCGGTCGTAGCAGCATTTTTGCTAAAGCTAGCCGAGCTTTTTCTCCCCCACTAAGCGCCGCTACTTTTTTGAAAACCGTATCGCCGGTGAATAGAAAGCGCCCTAAAAGGGTACGGACTTCTTCATTTTTCCAGTCTGGAACTTCATCATGAATCGTTTCCATGACGGTTCGATTCAAATCTAAAGCTTCCGCTTGATTTTGCTCAAAGTAACTGGGAATAACGTTATGCTCGCCGAGTGTCACCGTGCCTTCGCTGGGTTTTTCCATCTCCATGATCAGATGCAGCAAGGTGGATTTTCCTGATCCATTTGGCCCCAAGAAAGCCACGCGATCTCCCCGCTCAATCAGCAAATCTGCGCCTAAAAACAAGATTTTTTCGCCATAAGTATGAACTAAATCTTTGATAATGACGACTTCACGACCACTGCGCGGGGGGTTAGGAAATTGGAAGCGCAAGCTGCGGACATCTGCAACAGGTGCGTCGATGCGCTCAATTTTATCCAGTTGTTTCTCGCGGCTTTTGGCTTGCGTGCTGCGAGTGGCGCTGGCACGGAACCGATCCACGAAAGCTTGCTGCTGTTCGAGTTCTTTTTGCTGGCGCTCGTAAGCGCTGAGTTGGGCTTCTTTTAGCTCTGCTTTTTGGTTTAAATAAGCCGTATAATTGCCCGAGTAGGTGGTAGAAACGCCGCGCTCGGTTTCGACAATTTGGGTACACAGCCGGTCTAAAAAGGCTCGGTCATGAGCGACGATTACCATTGGAATCGTTAACCCTTTGAGATAGGTTTCCAACCATTCAATGGTTTCTAAATCTAGGTGGTTCGTCGGTTCATCTAGCAGCAGAAGATCGGGACTTTGCAGCAGGATTTTTCCTAAACTCATCCGCATCTGCCAGCCGCCACTGAAGGCACTAACTAAACGCTCGCCATCTTCGGGTTCAAATCCCATTTCTGGCAATATTTTCTCAATTCGAGCGTCGAGTCCATATCCGTCTAAGCCTTCAAATTGACGTTGCAGGCGATCCATTTGATGAATCAGTTTATCCAGTCTTTCGGGATTGGCTGTTTGCATTTCATGGTGTACCTGCGCGAGCGCGTGCTGCACGTCATTTGCTTCCTTAAACACCGTCCAAAACTCTTCGCGTACTGTGCGTGTGGGTTCAACTTCAAATTCTTGAGTTAAATAGGCGATGTGTAAACTCGCAGGACGAACGATTTCACCGGCACTCGGTTCAATTTCACCGGCAATGATTTTCAGTTGGGTGGACTTGCCGGCACCGTTGACCCCAACCAACCCGATCCGATCGCCTGGTTTAACCTCCCAGCTCACGTCTTTCAGAACTTCGCCCGTGGGATAGATTTTACTAATATGTTCTAATCGCAGCATCAGAGTCTCCAGAATCAATGAGGTAACGGGAAATCAAATTTCTGAGTGAGCGCTTGGCTATCTCTTAAAAGTTATCAGCTACCCACTTAATCTTGCCAGAAAGTTTCCTCGGCTGCCGAACTTAAAACTTTCTCATTTTTCTGCCTAGGCTGCGCCTCCTCAAATGCCGGCTCATCCTGACCCCGGCTGCGATTTGTGCAAAAATTCAAAATAAGTGATATGCTTGTCGATTGTGTCTAATCAACTCTAGACAATGCCTAAACTAAAAACTCGCAAAGCAGCCGCCAAGCGTTTTAGAGCGACCGGCAGCGGCAAAATTATGCGCCGCAAAGCTTTCAAAAGTCACTTGCTACAGCACAAGAGTACAACGCGCAAGAATACTCTTTCCAAAATGGCTGTGGTGGATGAACGTGACGCAGACAATGTGCGCTTGATGCTCCCCTATTTATAAGTCAGTCAGCGCTCAGTTGTCAGCCGGCTTTGAGGCTTGAGCTTACAACTGACAACGGAGAGCTGGCAACTGAACCCTGAACTCTAGCAACTAACACGTAACCAACTAGCCATGACACGAGTTAAACGCGGTAATGTAGCCCGCAAACGCCGCAAAAAAATTCTCAAAATAGCCAAAGGATTTCGGGGGTCTCACTCGAAACTCTTCCGCACAGCTAATCAGCAGGTAATGAAGGCGTTGCGTAGCGCCTACCGTGATCGCAAAAAGCGCAAGCGGGATTTCCGGCGTCTGTGGATCGCCCGCATCAACGCAGCAACGCGTCAACATGGCATGAGCTACAGCCAGTTTATGGGGAATTTGAAGAAAGCAAATATTCAAATCAACCGCAAAATGTTGGCTCAATTGGCAGTTCTTGATGCTGAAAGCTTCACCAAAGTGGTGGAAATGGCCAGCCAGGTCAAGTAAAAATTTCTCCCTTACCCCGTTTCCAGTAGAGGTGCGTCAGCGAACTGTCTCTACTGGAAACGATTGAGAAATAAAAATGAGGAAAAAGTCTCTTCAATTTTTAAGTTTTAATTTCTTATTTTTAATCGCTCTGGCATTGTGCTTGAGTGTAATGCCGGCAGTCTTTACACCACCGGCACCCGTAGCGGCAGCAGAAATGAAAGCTATCAAAAAGCGGGGCCGGTTCATTGTTGCCGTGAAGGATAATTTGCCGCCCTTGGGCTTTAGAGACAGCGCCGGCAACTTGCAAGGGCTGGAAATTGATATTGCCCGCCGACTGGCGGCAGAGGTGTTAGGAAGCCCTGATGCGGTGGAATTGCAGCCGGTAGCCAATCAGGATCGGCTTTCTGTTGTGTTAAATGGCCAAGTCGATATTACCATTGCCGGCGTGACTGCAACCGAAACGCGGGGCCGGGTGGTTGATTTTAGCGTTCCCTACTATATGGATGGCACCGGCTTTGTCACGAAAAATGCTTCGGTAAGCCGGTTAGAGGACGTGGGAAAACAGACCATTGTTATGTTAGATAACTCTGACTCAATTGCCAATGTTCTGTATTTTCTCCCCAATGCCAAACTCATTGGCGTAGATTCTTATGAAGCAGGGCGAATGCTAATAGAAAGCGGTGAAGCCAGTGTCTTTGCCGGCGATGCCAGCGTCCTTGCCGGCTGGGTGCAAGAGTATCCAGATTACCAGATTTTACCGTTTCTCCTATCTGCTGAACCGCTATCTATCGTGATGCCAAAAGGATTGCAATATTCCCCGCTTCGCGTGCGAGTGCATAATGCAATTCGCCAGTGGACAGCAGAAGGTTGGTTGCGAGAACGGGCAGCATACTGGGGCTTGCCGGTGCCTCAAGAATAGGCCGGTTAAAAAAATAAACTTTTAAATAATCAAAAAGCTGCGACACGAACTTAATCGAGCGTCTAATTTACTAGATCTCATCAAACTTTTATTTTTTGATAAGATATACA is a genomic window containing:
- a CDS encoding bifunctional orotidine-5'-phosphate decarboxylase/orotate phosphoribosyltransferase, whose product is MNFFDKLLYAIERNQSLLYAGLDPDPETLPQRYHTGTDSDHLLTGLRDWLQDSIAQTAGFVCAYKLTLGFYQALGVPGLELLQQTLAAIPALIPVILDAKHSDLNTSTVFARTVFQEWGVDACTLSPYAGLDQVAPFLVYPGKAVFVLCATANSSAAELQEYPGQELPFYLHLVQAAKTWGTPEQLGLEVGAATPEILARIRGEVPERPILLEGGWRDDRDLAKMLGAGLNAYGDGLLLPAPPHLLASEQPAEELRALRDTINEERFKVMEGSPTCDLWLPDVCFLQHSAHRDLILQLYDIGCITFGEHVQASGAIFPYYIDLRKIISQPQIFHQILSAYAEIIQHLEFDRIAGIPYGSLPTATGLALRLKRPMIFPRKEAKAYGSGRVIEGNFHPGEKIVVVDDILISGKSAMEGAEKLQSAGLKVEDIVVFIDHEKGVKDRLHEKGYRAHSVLGISEIAETLHQAGRIDSEQFRMFADAH
- a CDS encoding RusA family crossover junction endodeoxyribonuclease; the protein is MTQTTQLLPPFLERLVQKSPAILPQAELAARINSSHQQCVAFPTIGLLHARNAGEWLLQAQEQLTPEGWLSWLKECCTVSERTAQTYMQIARGWPKLVPSPAILPASETSALALRDRERAELSSNVEEPIQIAATLEPAPPISPKETLLPATDTLTFFIPGGVVPKARPRVTANGTFLPPRYRAWRNHAEVEIFKQLGEKSSLPVLPLQRAAVKVRLIGKHRMNADGDNIVGSCLDSLVAAGVIKNDNLSYIPEIYFKLIPQGTQGVQITLLPLPSPESAK
- a CDS encoding ABC-F family ATP-binding cassette domain-containing protein; its protein translation is MLRLEHISKIYPTGEVLKDVSWEVKPGDRIGLVGVNGAGKSTQLKIIAGEIEPSAGEIVRPASLHIAYLTQEFEVEPTRTVREEFWTVFKEANDVQHALAQVHHEMQTANPERLDKLIHQMDRLQRQFEGLDGYGLDARIEKILPEMGFEPEDGERLVSAFSGGWQMRMSLGKILLQSPDLLLLDEPTNHLDLETIEWLETYLKGLTIPMVIVAHDRAFLDRLCTQIVETERGVSTTYSGNYTAYLNQKAELKEAQLSAYERQQKELEQQQAFVDRFRASATRSTQAKSREKQLDKIERIDAPVADVRSLRFQFPNPPRSGREVVIIKDLVHTYGEKILFLGADLLIERGDRVAFLGPNGSGKSTLLHLIMEMEKPSEGTVTLGEHNVIPSYFEQNQAEALDLNRTVMETIHDEVPDWKNEEVRTLLGRFLFTGDTVFKKVAALSGGEKARLALAKMLLRPANLLILDEPTNHLDIPAKEMLEEALQNYEGTVILVSHDRYFISKVANKIVEIREGELREYLGDYQYYLNKIEEEKEKVRQEKIAAEKAAKDAAKREKQKTKKDGAKK
- the rpmI gene encoding 50S ribosomal protein L35, yielding MPKLKTRKAAAKRFRATGSGKIMRRKAFKSHLLQHKSTTRKNTLSKMAVVDERDADNVRLMLPYL
- the rplT gene encoding 50S ribosomal protein L20, translated to MTRVKRGNVARKRRKKILKIAKGFRGSHSKLFRTANQQVMKALRSAYRDRKKRKRDFRRLWIARINAATRQHGMSYSQFMGNLKKANIQINRKMLAQLAVLDAESFTKVVEMASQVK
- a CDS encoding transporter substrate-binding domain-containing protein: MRKKSLQFLSFNFLFLIALALCLSVMPAVFTPPAPVAAAEMKAIKKRGRFIVAVKDNLPPLGFRDSAGNLQGLEIDIARRLAAEVLGSPDAVELQPVANQDRLSVVLNGQVDITIAGVTATETRGRVVDFSVPYYMDGTGFVTKNASVSRLEDVGKQTIVMLDNSDSIANVLYFLPNAKLIGVDSYEAGRMLIESGEASVFAGDASVLAGWVQEYPDYQILPFLLSAEPLSIVMPKGLQYSPLRVRVHNAIRQWTAEGWLRERAAYWGLPVPQE